One region of Sphingomonas abietis genomic DNA includes:
- a CDS encoding acetate/propionate family kinase has product MAVLALNAGSSSLKFAVFEGEARRLAGHVSGIGEAPRLKAGDVEEEWPDDTAEALTLKLLDWIGPQIGDTDIDAIGHRVVHGGRDFTDPVRVDAEVIDRLDALTPLAPLHQPASLAPMRRIARERPAILQIACFDTAFHHRLQPPVSRYALPRALEADGIRRYGFHGLSYEAIAHALHRRDDGAAGQRVLVAHLGSGASLCAMRDLKSVDTTMGFTALDGIMMGTRPGALDPGILLYLLQAKGYDADRLEQLLYHESGLLGVSGLSSDVEELLASDRPEAREALDQFAFSIARETMALATTLGGLDRLVFTGGIGEHAAPVRMAIAQRLAWQGVILEPSCNDRHGETISTSTSRVVVNVIPTDEEGMIARHCHALMG; this is encoded by the coding sequence ATGGCGGTGCTCGCCCTCAATGCTGGCTCGTCCAGCCTGAAATTCGCGGTGTTCGAGGGCGAGGCGCGGCGTCTGGCGGGCCATGTCTCCGGCATCGGCGAGGCACCCAGGCTGAAAGCGGGCGACGTCGAGGAGGAATGGCCGGACGACACGGCCGAAGCGCTGACGCTTAAGCTGCTCGACTGGATCGGGCCGCAGATCGGCGACACGGATATCGACGCGATCGGCCACCGCGTCGTCCATGGCGGACGCGATTTTACCGATCCCGTGCGCGTCGATGCTGAGGTGATCGATCGACTGGACGCGTTGACTCCGCTCGCCCCGCTTCACCAGCCCGCGAGCCTGGCGCCGATGCGCCGCATCGCCCGGGAACGTCCCGCCATTCTCCAGATTGCGTGCTTCGACACCGCCTTTCACCATCGCCTCCAGCCGCCCGTCAGTCGCTACGCGCTGCCTCGTGCGCTCGAGGCCGACGGCATCCGGCGCTACGGCTTTCACGGCCTGTCTTACGAGGCGATCGCCCATGCCCTGCATCGTCGCGACGATGGCGCCGCCGGACAGCGCGTGCTCGTCGCCCATCTCGGTAGCGGGGCGAGCCTCTGCGCGATGCGCGACCTCAAGAGCGTGGATACGACAATGGGCTTCACCGCGCTCGACGGCATCATGATGGGCACCCGACCGGGCGCGCTCGATCCCGGCATCCTGCTCTATCTGCTGCAGGCGAAAGGCTATGACGCCGATCGGCTGGAGCAGCTGCTCTATCACGAGAGCGGGCTGCTGGGGGTGTCGGGCCTGTCGAGCGACGTCGAGGAACTGCTCGCTTCGGACAGGCCGGAGGCGCGCGAGGCGCTGGACCAGTTCGCCTTCTCGATCGCGCGCGAAACGATGGCGCTGGCCACGACCCTGGGCGGCCTCGATCGGCTCGTCTTTACCGGAGGGATTGGCGAGCATGCCGCGCCGGTTCGAATGGCGATCGCACAGAGACTGGCATGGCAAGGCGTGATCCTGGAGCCGTCCTGCAACGATCGACATGGCGAGACCATCTCGACATCCACGAGCAGGGTCGTCGTCAACGTCATTCCCACCGACGAGGAAGGCATGATCGCGCGACATTGCCACGCCTTGATGGGGTGA
- a CDS encoding MFS transporter — MGGFAIGTTEFATMSLLPFMAKGLGIDEPTAGHVVSAYALGVVVGAPLLAVLSARIRRGTLLIALMVLFAIGNALSALAPSYGWMLAFRFLSGLPHGAYFGIAALVAARLLGPARRTTAVGLVMLGLTIATILGVPAANELGQIIGWRWGFGVVAILALITVALVATLAPNDAPQEGASPLRELGALRRRQVWLTVGIGAIGFGGFFAVYAYLASTLVAVTGMAPKMTPIVFACFGVGMTLGTIIAPRLADRRLMPTVAGLLMLEAAALAVYPLAAHSAWTIMLDVALIGIGGSFGTALQTRLMDVAEDAQSLAAALNQSAFNVANAIGPWLGGLAISAGFGWASTGLVGAGLALAGLVVWCLAMLDARAPLREIPAA, encoded by the coding sequence ATGGGCGGGTTCGCGATCGGCACGACCGAATTCGCCACGATGAGCCTGCTGCCGTTCATGGCGAAGGGATTGGGGATCGACGAACCGACCGCCGGCCATGTCGTTTCCGCTTATGCATTGGGGGTCGTCGTCGGCGCCCCGCTGCTCGCCGTGCTGTCGGCGAGGATACGCCGCGGCACGTTGCTGATCGCGCTGATGGTGCTGTTCGCGATCGGCAACGCCCTGTCCGCGCTCGCGCCGAGCTATGGCTGGATGCTGGCCTTCCGGTTCCTCAGCGGACTGCCGCACGGCGCCTATTTCGGGATCGCGGCGTTGGTCGCGGCCAGGCTGCTCGGCCCTGCACGCCGCACCACCGCCGTCGGCCTGGTCATGCTCGGCCTGACCATCGCCACCATCCTCGGGGTTCCCGCGGCCAATGAGCTCGGCCAGATCATCGGCTGGCGCTGGGGCTTCGGCGTGGTCGCCATCCTCGCGTTGATCACGGTCGCGCTGGTCGCCACGCTCGCCCCCAATGATGCTCCCCAAGAGGGCGCGAGCCCGCTGCGCGAACTCGGCGCGCTGCGCCGCCGCCAGGTCTGGCTTACCGTCGGCATCGGCGCGATCGGCTTCGGCGGCTTCTTCGCGGTCTATGCCTATCTCGCGTCGACGCTGGTGGCGGTCACCGGCATGGCCCCCAAGATGACTCCGATCGTCTTCGCCTGTTTCGGCGTAGGCATGACGCTGGGCACGATCATCGCCCCGCGCCTCGCCGACCGCCGGTTGATGCCGACGGTCGCCGGCCTGCTCATGCTGGAAGCGGCCGCGCTCGCGGTCTATCCGCTGGCCGCGCACAGTGCCTGGACGATCATGCTCGACGTCGCCCTGATCGGCATCGGCGGCTCGTTCGGAACGGCCTTGCAGACGCGGCTGATGGACGTGGCCGAAGACGCCCAGTCGCTTGCCGCCGCCCTCAACCAGTCGGCATTCAACGTCGCCAACGCCATCGGTCCATGGTTGGGAGGCCTTGCGATATCCGCCGGCTTTGGCTGGGCCTCGACGGGTCTGGTGGGGGCTGGGCTGGCGTTAGCCGGGCTGGTCGTCTGGTGTCTGGCCATGCTCGACGCACGCGCGCCGCTGCGCGAAATTCCCGCCGCCTGA
- a CDS encoding sensor histidine kinase: protein MMRSAAYRISIIYSLAFSLAMVALGGAVYLSAHVALRGQLDDRISAETSSLLSEYHREGEGSLRGLILLRGTAQATRSLGYALYAPDGRRIVGTLNAGMPQPGWQTILFQDGDDRADKARALTIVLANRERLVVAADRDAIDGIDHAIVGSLLIALLVVIGIGAAGALLLGAYLRRRLSTISVAAEGIIAGDLHTRIPIGPRDDEFDRMSRALNAMLDRIGALIETLRQVSSDIAHDLRTPLTRLRNHLEDGLAEAPGNATIARAIEQSDDVLALFGAILRLSEIEAGRLRETFRPVDLSGLAAEICDSYAPAIEDRGRTLDCAITAVAPIRGDRELIAQALINLLDNAQAHTPPGTRIRLVLEPIAGGCRLGVIDDGPGIAAADRGRVTRRFARLEASRNTPGHGLGLSLVAAVAHIHGAALVLTDAGPGLSISLEFTA from the coding sequence ATGATGCGCAGCGCCGCCTATCGGATCTCGATCATCTATTCGCTGGCCTTTTCGCTGGCGATGGTCGCGCTCGGCGGCGCCGTCTATCTGTCCGCCCATGTCGCGCTGCGCGGCCAGCTGGACGATCGCATCTCGGCGGAAACCAGTTCGCTGCTCAGCGAATATCATCGCGAGGGCGAGGGCAGCCTGCGCGGCCTGATCCTGCTGCGCGGCACGGCACAGGCGACGCGCTCGCTCGGCTACGCGCTTTACGCGCCCGATGGCCGGCGGATCGTCGGGACGCTGAACGCCGGGATGCCGCAACCGGGCTGGCAGACCATCCTGTTTCAGGATGGCGACGACAGGGCGGACAAGGCGCGCGCCCTGACTATCGTGCTGGCCAATCGCGAACGGCTGGTGGTGGCGGCCGACCGGGATGCGATCGACGGTATCGATCATGCCATTGTGGGCTCGCTGTTGATCGCGCTGCTGGTGGTGATCGGCATCGGCGCGGCGGGGGCGTTGTTGCTGGGCGCCTATCTGCGTCGGCGGTTGTCGACGATCAGCGTCGCCGCCGAAGGCATCATCGCGGGCGACCTGCACACGCGCATCCCGATCGGGCCGCGCGATGACGAATTCGATCGGATGTCGCGCGCGCTCAATGCGATGCTCGACAGGATCGGCGCACTGATCGAGACGCTGCGCCAGGTCTCGAGCGATATCGCGCATGACCTGCGGACGCCGCTGACCCGGCTGCGCAATCATCTGGAGGATGGCCTCGCCGAGGCGCCGGGCAATGCCACGATCGCGCGAGCGATCGAGCAGAGCGACGACGTGCTGGCATTGTTCGGCGCGATCCTGCGTTTGTCTGAAATCGAGGCGGGGCGTCTGCGCGAGACCTTCCGGCCGGTCGATCTCTCGGGGCTGGCGGCCGAGATCTGCGACAGCTACGCCCCGGCGATCGAGGATCGCGGCCGCACGCTGGATTGCGCGATCACGGCCGTCGCGCCGATCCGCGGCGATCGCGAGCTGATCGCGCAGGCGTTGATCAACCTGCTCGACAATGCCCAGGCGCATACGCCGCCCGGCACGCGCATCCGGTTGGTGTTGGAACCGATCGCAGGTGGCTGCCGGCTCGGCGTCATCGATGATGGTCCGGGGATCGCCGCTGCCGATCGCGGGCGGGTGACGCGCCGTTTCGCCCGGCTGGAAGCCAGTCGCAACACGCCGGGCCACGGGCTAGGGCTGAGCCTCGTCGCGGCGGTCGCGCATATCCACGGCGCTGCCCTGGTCCTCACCGACGCCGGACCCGGCCTTTCGATCAGTCTGGAATTTACCGCATGA
- a CDS encoding L-dopachrome tautomerase-related protein yields the protein MPIPLLSRRASLATLAGAAACCRPGLAVARSAASRSAALAVAARSPWLCNGVAVTADGGMFLGLPRFAGHIDTPSLARVEADGQLRAFPGGTWNGWKPGEDGRDRFVMVNAVHVFADGSLWVVDQGSVEHDPALPQPKIVRLDARTGAVLKVLRFDATILPDGATMNDLRIHGSTLYVTDSGLGAIIVHDLVSGRTWRRLSKQPLLRKPRDAVQRGTDGRPLADGAGKRPETHSDVIEVDAAGQWLYWCAPTGPIRRIPTRLLRDDTKDDAALAAAIQTVALIPTVGGTAIDSLGNIYLSEGERRRITVLSPRGVRATLVEDDRLVSPDAIFIDSNRRLLVPAAQLENIAANAGGRDSTRAPWLVLSMPLPREVGGILLGDAVDGRTA from the coding sequence ATGCCGATACCGCTTCTCTCCCGTCGTGCCAGCCTGGCGACGCTCGCCGGTGCTGCCGCATGTTGCCGGCCTGGCCTTGCCGTCGCCCGATCCGCCGCTTCGCGCAGCGCCGCCCTCGCCGTGGCGGCGCGATCGCCCTGGCTTTGCAACGGCGTCGCGGTGACGGCCGACGGCGGGATGTTTCTGGGGTTGCCGCGGTTCGCCGGCCATATCGATACGCCGTCGCTCGCCAGGGTCGAGGCCGATGGCCAGTTGCGGGCCTTTCCGGGCGGCACATGGAACGGCTGGAAGCCGGGTGAGGATGGTCGCGACCGCTTCGTCATGGTCAACGCCGTGCATGTGTTCGCAGACGGCAGCCTGTGGGTGGTCGACCAAGGCAGCGTAGAGCATGATCCCGCGTTGCCGCAGCCGAAGATCGTCCGGCTCGATGCCCGGACGGGAGCGGTGCTGAAGGTGCTGCGCTTCGATGCGACCATCCTGCCCGACGGCGCGACGATGAACGACCTGCGCATTCACGGCTCGACGCTCTATGTTACCGATTCCGGGCTCGGCGCGATCATCGTCCATGATCTCGTATCCGGGCGAACATGGCGTCGGCTGTCGAAGCAGCCGCTCCTGCGCAAGCCGCGCGATGCGGTGCAGAGGGGAACAGACGGCCGGCCGCTGGCGGACGGCGCGGGCAAGCGGCCCGAGACCCACAGCGATGTGATCGAGGTCGATGCCGCGGGACAATGGCTCTATTGGTGCGCCCCGACCGGGCCGATCCGCCGGATCCCGACCCGCCTGCTGCGCGATGACACGAAAGACGATGCGGCTCTCGCCGCTGCCATCCAGACGGTCGCGCTTATTCCGACGGTGGGCGGCACCGCGATCGACTCGCTGGGCAATATCTATTTGTCCGAGGGCGAGCGCCGGCGGATCACCGTGCTTTCTCCGCGCGGCGTGCGCGCGACGCTGGTCGAAGACGATCGGCTCGTCAGTCCTGATGCCATCTTCATCGATTCGAACCGACGGCTGCTGGTGCCGGCGGCACAGCTGGAGAATATCGCCGCCAACGCCGGCGGCCGGGATTCGACACGAGCGCCATGGTTGGTTCTGTCCATGCCGCTACCCCGTGAAGTTGGCGGGATCCTATTGGGCGACGCGGTGGATGGGCGAACCGCCTGA
- a CDS encoding xanthine dehydrogenase family protein molybdopterin-binding subunit — protein sequence MFGFGTTNSLTMDKPHPHSLLDTGVQGSISRPFDRVDGPKKVSGAATYAAEYAFDHLAYGFLVSARIGAGKVVSIDAEAVRSLPGVIDVVTDFDRFVRVSGQGGETKAPTQGVKDIAFMGEIVAIVVAESYEAARDAALQLPVAYEAGEGAYGFEAHRAEAYSPPDGVTPSHFAQGDVDRAMAEAPVTVDVTYITPSQNSAAMEPHASTAVWEEDGSLTLYGAYQMPTSDASQLAKSLGLSAKKVRIISRYIGGGFGSKLGVAPESVAAAIAAKQVGRPVKAVMARQQVFEATVRRSNTEQHMRLAATRDGRLTAIGQESLVSNQPGEDFFEPVGIGTHMLYAGENRLISHRQIPLNLVLSGSMRAPGEAVGMIGLECAMDELAETLGLDPIELRKINDTSLDPEKNVPFSSRSLTAALDEGAERFGWAKRGLPGARREGEWLIGMGMASAVRGNMLMESSAKVELHADGSATVSSAMTDIGTGSYTILAQIASEILGIPVDRIGMALGDTHDPPAAGSGGSWGAGSAGSAVYLACEMLQRKLAKAMGVDEEALTLKDGMAIAANRSIPIGELVGQGFEAIGHIKPGKQEKETSQASFGAHFAEVGVNAVTGEVRVRRMLGVFAAGRVLNAKTARSQCLGGMTFGIGTALTEELYHDARNGKLVNRDLAEYHVPVNADVPQLEVHFLPERDIHANPIHAKGIGELGISGAGAAVANAIYNACAVRVRDFPVTLDKLLPGLPDMG from the coding sequence ATGTTCGGTTTCGGCACCACCAACAGCCTGACGATGGACAAGCCCCATCCGCACAGCCTTCTCGATACCGGCGTGCAGGGCTCGATCAGCCGGCCCTTCGATCGTGTCGATGGTCCCAAGAAGGTTTCCGGCGCGGCGACCTACGCGGCCGAATATGCCTTCGACCATCTGGCCTACGGTTTCCTCGTCAGCGCGCGGATCGGGGCCGGCAAGGTCGTGTCGATCGATGCCGAGGCGGTCCGGTCGTTGCCGGGCGTTATCGACGTCGTCACCGACTTCGATCGCTTCGTCCGCGTCTCGGGCCAGGGCGGCGAGACTAAGGCGCCGACGCAGGGCGTGAAGGACATCGCCTTCATGGGCGAGATCGTCGCGATCGTGGTCGCCGAAAGCTATGAAGCCGCCCGTGACGCGGCGCTGCAGCTTCCGGTCGCGTATGAAGCCGGCGAGGGCGCCTATGGGTTCGAGGCCCACAGAGCCGAGGCGTATTCGCCCCCCGACGGGGTTACGCCCAGCCATTTCGCGCAAGGTGATGTCGATAGGGCGATGGCGGAGGCGCCCGTCACCGTCGATGTGACCTATATCACGCCCAGCCAGAATTCGGCGGCGATGGAACCGCACGCCTCGACCGCCGTGTGGGAAGAGGATGGCTCCCTCACCCTGTACGGCGCCTACCAGATGCCGACGTCCGATGCGTCGCAGCTCGCCAAATCCCTGGGGCTGTCGGCCAAAAAGGTCCGGATCATATCGCGCTACATCGGCGGCGGCTTCGGGTCGAAGCTGGGCGTCGCGCCCGAAAGCGTCGCCGCGGCAATCGCCGCCAAACAGGTGGGGCGGCCGGTCAAGGCGGTCATGGCCCGCCAGCAGGTCTTCGAGGCGACCGTGCGCCGTTCCAACACCGAACAGCATATGCGGCTGGCCGCAACGCGCGACGGTAGACTGACCGCGATCGGGCAGGAGAGCCTGGTCTCCAATCAGCCGGGCGAAGATTTCTTCGAGCCGGTCGGGATCGGGACGCACATGCTCTATGCCGGCGAGAACCGGTTGATCAGCCATCGGCAAATCCCGCTCAATCTCGTCCTATCCGGCTCGATGCGCGCGCCGGGCGAGGCGGTCGGCATGATTGGACTGGAATGCGCGATGGATGAGCTTGCCGAGACGCTCGGCCTCGATCCCATCGAACTTCGCAAGATCAATGACACGTCGCTGGATCCGGAGAAGAATGTCCCCTTCTCCTCGCGTAGCCTGACGGCAGCGCTCGACGAGGGCGCGGAGCGCTTCGGATGGGCGAAGCGCGGCCTGCCCGGCGCCCGTCGCGAGGGCGAATGGCTGATCGGCATGGGGATGGCCTCGGCCGTTCGCGGAAACATGCTCATGGAATCGTCGGCCAAGGTGGAGCTTCATGCCGATGGCTCGGCGACGGTCTCGTCGGCGATGACCGACATCGGCACGGGCAGCTATACTATTCTGGCGCAGATCGCGTCCGAGATCCTCGGCATTCCCGTCGATCGTATCGGCATGGCGCTGGGCGACACCCATGATCCGCCCGCCGCCGGCTCCGGCGGATCCTGGGGGGCGGGTTCGGCGGGTTCGGCGGTCTATCTCGCCTGCGAAATGCTGCAACGCAAACTGGCGAAGGCCATGGGCGTCGACGAAGAGGCGCTAACCCTCAAGGACGGCATGGCGATCGCCGCCAACCGCTCGATCCCGATCGGCGAGCTCGTCGGCCAGGGATTCGAGGCGATCGGTCATATCAAGCCCGGCAAGCAGGAAAAGGAGACCAGCCAGGCGTCTTTCGGCGCGCACTTCGCCGAGGTCGGCGTCAATGCAGTCACCGGCGAAGTCCGCGTTCGGCGTATGCTGGGCGTTTTCGCCGCCGGGCGGGTTCTCAATGCGAAGACCGCCCGCTCGCAATGCCTAGGCGGCATGACCTTCGGTATCGGCACGGCGCTGACCGAGGAACTGTATCACGACGCACGCAACGGCAAGCTCGTGAACCGCGACCTCGCCGAATATCATGTGCCGGTGAATGCGGACGTACCGCAACTCGAAGTCCACTTCCTGCCCGAGCGCGACATCCATGCCAATCCGATCCATGCCAAGGGCATCGGCGAACTCGGCATATCGGGCGCCGGCGCGGCGGTGGCGAACGCAATCTACAATGCGTGCGCCGTCCGGGTGCGGGATTTCCCGGTAACTCTCGACAAGCTTTTGCCGGGCCTTCCCGACATGGGCTGA
- a CDS encoding response regulator transcription factor codes for MKILVVEDDAVAAAFIVRGLDDGRNIVAHVATGHEALDRLTRDAFDVVVLDRMIPGMDGVSVLAGARAAGVTTPMLMLTALGSIEDRVQGLDAGADDYLTKPFAMSELIARLHAIVRRRGLSPDVATVQSGRMMLHLLRRELRIDGDLVPLQPREFRLLEELVRNAGRIVSRSMLLEAVWNFHFEPQTNIVESHMSRLRTKLGLAGVRDAIETVRGAGYRLRSDEPA; via the coding sequence ATGAAGATACTGGTTGTCGAGGATGACGCCGTGGCGGCCGCCTTCATCGTGCGGGGTCTGGACGATGGCCGCAATATCGTCGCGCACGTCGCGACGGGGCATGAGGCGCTGGACCGGCTGACGCGCGATGCCTTCGATGTCGTCGTGCTCGATCGGATGATCCCCGGGATGGACGGCGTCTCCGTGCTGGCGGGCGCGCGGGCCGCGGGCGTCACTACGCCGATGCTGATGCTCACCGCGCTCGGCAGCATTGAGGATCGCGTCCAGGGGCTGGATGCCGGGGCCGACGATTATCTGACCAAGCCGTTCGCGATGTCCGAGCTGATTGCCCGGCTGCACGCCATCGTGCGGCGGCGCGGGCTCAGCCCCGACGTGGCGACCGTGCAGAGCGGCCGGATGATGCTCCATCTGCTGCGGCGGGAATTGCGGATCGATGGCGACCTCGTGCCGCTTCAACCGCGCGAGTTTCGCCTGCTGGAGGAGTTGGTGCGCAATGCCGGCCGCATCGTCTCCCGTTCGATGCTGCTCGAGGCGGTGTGGAATTTCCATTTCGAGCCGCAGACCAATATCGTCGAGAGCCATATGAGCCGGCTCCGCACCAAGCTCGGCCTCGCCGGCGTCCGCGATGCGATCGAGACCGTGCGTGGCGCGGGCTACCGGCTGCGGAGCGACGAGCCGGCATGA
- a CDS encoding phosphoketolase family protein, with product MDMPIADHAAVLTDEDAALIDRYFLAANYLSVGQIYLMANPLLREPLAAEQVKPRLLGHWGTTPGLNFIYAHLNRIIRERDADVLYVCGPGHGGPGMVANTWLEGSYSEIYPSIPQDAEGMGKLFRQFSFPGGIPSHAAPETPGSIHEGGELGYALVHAYGAAFDNPDLVVACVVGDGESETGPLAASWHGNVFLNPVHDGAVLPILHLNGYKIANPTIFGRMDDADLAKLFEGFGYRPIFVVIDASDDRIAAHKAMAAACDAAFDEIRAIQRDAREAGHAGMPRWPMIVMRSPKGWTGPKEVDGKRVEGFWRAHQVPIDAARTDEGHRALLEQWMRGYKPEELFDEDGALVPELRALAPQGDKRMGSTPFANGGRLRAELRRPDWRDFAPTAKVHGQEQGEATKAAGRYLAELIRLNADRRNFRIMGPDETNSNRLQAVFEQTDRVWQEPIESYDEDLATDGRVMEVLSEHLCQGWLEGYTLTGRHGLFNCYEAFVHIVDSMFNQHAKWLKVSRDLDWRRPVSSFNYLLSSHVWRQDHNGFSHQDPGFIDHVVNKKADIVRVYLPPDANTLLRTLDHCLGTYDRINVIVAGKQPAPQWLSADAAEYHCAAGLGVWTWAGNQEAGGEPDVVMACAGDVPTMETMAAVDLLRQHLPELKVRVVNVVDLMTLQPRSDHPHGIADADFDALFTTDKPVIFAYHGYPHLIHRLTYNRTNHRNLHVHGFMEEGTTTTPFDMVVRNELDRFHLAIDAIDRVPGLAVRAVEAKQHFRNGLIEHHRYVTTHGEDLPDIAGWSWPYAGATEEGRD from the coding sequence ATGGATATGCCGATCGCCGACCATGCCGCCGTGCTGACGGACGAGGATGCCGCGCTCATCGATCGCTACTTCCTGGCGGCCAACTATCTGTCCGTCGGGCAGATCTATCTCATGGCCAATCCGCTGTTGCGCGAACCTCTGGCCGCTGAGCAGGTCAAGCCGCGCCTGCTCGGGCATTGGGGCACGACCCCTGGGCTGAATTTCATTTACGCGCACCTGAACCGGATCATCCGCGAACGCGATGCCGACGTCCTGTATGTCTGTGGTCCGGGGCATGGCGGCCCTGGCATGGTCGCCAACACCTGGCTCGAGGGCAGTTATTCGGAAATCTACCCGTCCATCCCGCAAGATGCCGAAGGGATGGGGAAACTCTTCCGGCAATTCTCTTTTCCGGGTGGCATACCGAGCCATGCGGCGCCTGAGACGCCGGGCTCGATCCATGAGGGCGGCGAACTCGGCTATGCGCTGGTTCACGCTTATGGCGCGGCGTTCGACAATCCCGATCTCGTCGTGGCCTGCGTCGTCGGCGACGGCGAGTCTGAAACCGGCCCGCTCGCGGCGTCGTGGCACGGCAACGTGTTTCTCAACCCGGTCCATGACGGTGCGGTGCTGCCGATCCTGCATCTCAACGGCTATAAGATCGCCAATCCCACGATCTTTGGCCGGATGGACGATGCCGATCTCGCCAAGCTGTTCGAAGGCTTCGGTTATCGGCCTATATTCGTGGTGATCGACGCCAGCGATGACCGGATCGCCGCGCATAAGGCCATGGCCGCCGCCTGCGATGCCGCCTTCGACGAGATCCGCGCGATCCAGCGCGACGCGCGCGAGGCGGGGCATGCCGGTATGCCCCGCTGGCCGATGATCGTGATGCGCAGCCCGAAGGGGTGGACCGGGCCCAAGGAGGTCGACGGGAAGAGGGTCGAGGGATTCTGGCGTGCCCACCAGGTTCCGATCGACGCGGCGCGTACCGACGAAGGGCACCGCGCACTGCTCGAACAGTGGATGCGTGGCTACAAGCCCGAAGAGCTGTTCGACGAGGATGGCGCGCTGGTGCCCGAATTGCGCGCGCTGGCGCCCCAGGGCGACAAGCGGATGGGATCGACGCCCTTTGCCAATGGCGGGCGGCTGCGTGCCGAGCTGCGCCGTCCGGACTGGCGCGATTTCGCGCCTACCGCCAAGGTTCACGGCCAGGAGCAGGGCGAGGCGACCAAGGCCGCCGGTCGCTATCTCGCCGAACTGATCCGGCTCAACGCCGACCGCCGCAACTTCCGCATCATGGGACCGGACGAGACCAATTCGAACCGGCTCCAGGCCGTCTTCGAACAGACCGATCGCGTTTGGCAGGAGCCCATCGAAAGCTATGACGAGGATTTGGCCACCGATGGCCGGGTGATGGAAGTGCTCTCCGAGCATCTCTGCCAAGGCTGGCTCGAGGGCTATACGCTGACCGGGCGGCACGGCCTGTTCAACTGCTACGAGGCCTTCGTCCACATCGTCGATTCGATGTTCAACCAACATGCCAAATGGCTGAAGGTCAGCCGCGATCTCGATTGGCGGCGGCCGGTCTCCTCGTTCAACTATCTGCTTTCCAGCCATGTCTGGCGGCAGGATCATAATGGCTTCAGCCATCAGGATCCGGGTTTCATCGACCATGTCGTGAACAAGAAGGCCGACATCGTGCGCGTCTATCTGCCGCCCGACGCCAACACGCTGCTGCGCACGCTCGATCACTGCCTGGGCACCTATGACCGCATCAACGTGATCGTCGCCGGCAAGCAGCCGGCGCCGCAGTGGCTGTCGGCCGATGCCGCGGAATATCATTGTGCGGCAGGGCTCGGCGTGTGGACCTGGGCGGGCAATCAAGAGGCCGGCGGAGAACCCGATGTCGTCATGGCCTGCGCGGGCGACGTGCCGACGATGGAGACGATGGCGGCGGTCGATCTGTTGCGCCAGCATCTGCCGGAGCTGAAGGTCAGGGTCGTCAACGTCGTCGACCTGATGACGCTCCAGCCCCGGAGCGACCATCCCCATGGCATCGCCGATGCCGATTTCGACGCGCTGTTCACCACCGACAAGCCCGTGATCTTCGCCTATCATGGCTATCCGCATCTGATCCACCGGCTCACCTACAATCGCACCAACCACCGCAACCTGCATGTCCACGGATTCATGGAGGAGGGCACGACGACCACGCCGTTCGACATGGTCGTGCGCAACGAGCTCGATCGCTTCCATCTCGCCATCGATGCGATCGACCGTGTGCCGGGCCTCGCTGTGCGCGCCGTCGAGGCGAAGCAGCATTTCCGCAACGGCCTGATCGAGCATCATCGCTACGTCACCACCCATGGCGAGGATCTGCCGGACATCGCCGGCTGGAGCTGGCCCTATGCGGGCGCGACCGAGGAGGGGCGCGACTGA